Genomic DNA from Pseudomonas sp. CCC3.1:
CGGGCAAAACTACATTTTTCGATCTTGTTTGTGGCTTAAAGCAGCCCAACTCAGGGCAATTAATAAATACGTTTCCAAAACAGCTTTATTTATCTCAAACCGTGATAACACCTCCCGCACTGCGTATGTTTGATATTTTTAAAATGATGACTCTGCTCTGCTCAAGCACCTCAATGACCAAGGACAATACCCTGGATAAGCTGGCCTGCTGGAGCCCTCAAGTCGTGGAGCGCTACAACGAGATATGGAGCAAGAAATCGTCTCTGTGCAGTTACGGTGAAAAACGCTGGTTCTTTACCGTGTCTTTATTGTCGATAGACGCTGATCTTTTAATTTTGGATGAGCCAACGGCTGGTGTAGATCCCGAGTTTCGCTTTTATATCTGGCAATGCTTGCGAGCGGCAACGAAGGGTGGCACGGCAATTCTTGTTTCGTCACACAACGTTGACGAAATAAGCCAAAACTGCGATGGCTTTTACATGATCAGCCAACAGCAATTCATGCATTTTGAAAACGGCGATGCATTCAAAAGGCGTTTTCAGGCAGCCACCCTTGATCGCGCATTTATTAACGCAGCAGCAGGCTCTCACCAGCCCTTAAACGGCGCCTTCCCCTGATTCGCTGAGTGCGTTGATCTTGATCAGTACTTGCGCCAGATATTTGAGCTAACGGCTCCAAGGCCAGATTCTACGGGTGATTGCTTATTGGTATACGGGCTGAAAAAAACCATCTGATCCGTCTTTTAATCAGTTAGCTGAGCCTGTTATGCAAACAGTTGGCGGGCGATAGTGCTCTGGCCTGATGGAGGCTGATGAGTGAAGGACCATGAGCAATCACATTCCCGTCCAGAGACTTGAAGCGTTTGAGGCTGCGCATTCCAAAGCCTCCACTACTAAAAACAGGGCCAGCGATAACCAGATCCACACCCGCAGTTTTACCGGCCTGTTCCGCACGCTTCGCATCGTGAGCACCGGTTTTTTGTTTTTAGTGTTCTTTGGCACCGTCTGGCTGCATTGGGATGGTCGTCAGGCTGTGTTGTGGGATTTGTCCGAAAGCAAATTCCACATCTTTGGCGCCACGTTCTGGCCTCAGGATTTTATTTTGTTGTCGGCACTGCTGATCATTGCCGCCTTTGGCC
This window encodes:
- a CDS encoding ABC transporter ATP-binding protein is translated as MNVLQANNIDFKYAAKSLFTQASLTVEPGQIVGLLGPNGSGKTTFFDLVCGLKQPNSGQLINTFPKQLYLSQTVITPPALRMFDIFKMMTLLCSSTSMTKDNTLDKLACWSPQVVERYNEIWSKKSSLCSYGEKRWFFTVSLLSIDADLLILDEPTAGVDPEFRFYIWQCLRAATKGGTAILVSSHNVDEISQNCDGFYMISQQQFMHFENGDAFKRRFQAATLDRAFINAAAGSHQPLNGAFP